One Enterococcus silesiacus genomic window carries:
- a CDS encoding C4-dicarboxylate ABC transporter yields MEIRAQKKQKKSLSSFSILFIIIIALTIVSWLLSGQTFTPTVPSGASEAVDHVVGAKLSDFVMAPFNGFKDAIEICVFILVLGGFLNIVTRTGALEAGIQHVVRKLKGNELIIIPILMVLFSIGGSTYGMAEETLPFYALITATMVAAGFDTLVAVGTVLLGAGSGVIGSTVNPFATGVAMDALKSIDITPNTGVILIIGLILWGTTTAFSIFYMMKYAKKVKADKGSTLLSLQEQEDMKKYFGQDENKELPFTSKDKIILSIFSFGFLIMVISLIPWESFGVQIFEGWTSYLTGTSFGHWYFGDLAMWFFLMSLVIAIVYGLSEKQTITTFIDGVKDILSVVLIIVVARGASILMATTHLDLFILDKSASALQGLSPVLFVVGAYILYLLLSFLIPSTSGLAYVSIPVMGGLAHNIGLSPDVMVMIFTAGCGVINLITPTSGVVMGGLEIAKIDYATWTKFMVKPIIVISFMNLLILIAAMLLL; encoded by the coding sequence ATGGAAATAAGAGCACAAAAAAAGCAGAAAAAATCGTTATCCTCGTTTAGTATTTTATTTATTATCATTATTGCTTTAACAATTGTTTCTTGGCTTTTATCTGGGCAAACGTTTACACCTACAGTACCATCGGGTGCTTCTGAAGCTGTGGATCACGTAGTCGGAGCAAAGCTTTCTGATTTTGTGATGGCGCCTTTTAATGGATTCAAAGATGCCATTGAAATTTGCGTGTTTATTTTAGTGTTAGGCGGATTTCTAAATATCGTCACTCGAACGGGCGCCTTAGAAGCGGGGATTCAACATGTTGTTAGAAAGTTAAAAGGAAATGAATTAATCATAATTCCTATTTTGATGGTCTTATTTTCGATTGGCGGTTCTACCTATGGAATGGCAGAAGAGACATTGCCTTTTTATGCATTGATCACGGCAACTATGGTTGCTGCGGGCTTTGACACCTTAGTTGCCGTGGGAACAGTGTTACTCGGAGCAGGTTCTGGTGTGATCGGTTCCACCGTCAATCCATTTGCAACAGGTGTGGCGATGGATGCGTTAAAAAGTATTGATATAACGCCGAACACTGGGGTAATTTTGATCATAGGATTGATTTTATGGGGGACTACAACAGCGTTCTCGATTTTTTATATGATGAAGTATGCTAAAAAAGTCAAAGCTGATAAAGGTTCAACACTTTTATCATTGCAAGAACAAGAAGATATGAAGAAATATTTTGGTCAAGATGAAAATAAAGAGTTGCCTTTTACGAGCAAGGATAAAATCATATTAAGTATTTTTTCGTTTGGCTTTCTGATTATGGTCATCTCTTTGATTCCGTGGGAGTCATTTGGTGTTCAGATTTTTGAAGGTTGGACTTCTTACCTTACTGGGACTAGTTTTGGTCATTGGTATTTTGGGGATCTTGCTATGTGGTTTTTCTTGATGAGTCTGGTAATTGCAATAGTCTATGGTTTGTCAGAAAAACAAACAATTACAACTTTTATTGATGGTGTAAAGGATATTTTGTCAGTTGTATTGATCATTGTTGTGGCTAGAGGAGCCTCTATTTTGATGGCGACGACTCATTTGGATTTATTTATATTAGATAAATCAGCTTCGGCGCTTCAAGGTTTGTCACCTGTTTTGTTTGTTGTAGGTGCGTATATTTTATATTTGTTACTTTCTTTCTTGATTCCTTCTACTTCTGGACTAGCATATGTTTCAATTCCAGTTATGGGAGGGCTTGCACATAACATTGGCTTAAGTCCAGATGTCATGGTGATGATATTTACAGCCGGTTGTGGTGTCATTAATTTAATTACACCGACATCTGGTGTGGTGATGGGTGGCTTAGAGATTGCCAAAATCGATTATGCAACATGGACTAAATTTATGGTCAAACCCATTATTGTGATCAGTTTTATGAATTTGTTGATATTGATCGCTGCTATGTTGCTTTTATAG
- a CDS encoding bacitracin ABC transporter ATP-binding protein yields the protein MSNYLLEANELSKKYKDQFAVNRVNLHVKRGAIYGLVGKNGSGKTTLMRMLSGLAAPTSGEIALFGESGPQVKNYFSRIGILIETPGLYGDMSAADNLKLKQIAIGLYGKEYIPSLLKLVGLADVGKKKVKQYSLGMRQRLGIAMALIGEPDLLILDEPVNGLDPQGIVEMRDILIKLVETKNITIMISSHLLEELSKMATDYGFIHQGQLIREISHEKLTEECKQFIEIRLNEPQLATTVIENIGISNYKVVDRNTIRIYEQLTKNSAINLALAKANIAIDSITISQVSLEDYFLSLTGGNSRD from the coding sequence ATGAGTAACTATTTACTGGAAGCTAATGAGTTAAGTAAAAAGTACAAAGATCAGTTTGCAGTTAATCGTGTAAATTTACATGTGAAACGTGGTGCTATCTATGGATTAGTTGGCAAAAACGGTTCAGGGAAAACCACGCTCATGCGTATGCTTAGTGGGCTTGCTGCACCGACTAGTGGGGAGATTGCACTATTTGGTGAGAGTGGACCTCAAGTTAAAAACTATTTTTCACGTATCGGAATATTGATAGAAACGCCTGGTTTATATGGTGATATGAGTGCTGCTGATAATTTAAAATTAAAGCAAATTGCTATCGGATTATATGGCAAAGAGTACATACCTTCGCTATTAAAACTAGTAGGTCTTGCAGATGTGGGGAAAAAGAAAGTTAAACAGTATTCTTTAGGGATGAGGCAAAGATTAGGCATAGCGATGGCATTGATTGGTGAACCAGATTTACTCATCTTAGATGAGCCAGTCAATGGTTTGGATCCCCAAGGAATCGTAGAGATGCGAGATATCTTGATAAAATTAGTGGAAACTAAAAATATTACAATCATGATCTCAAGTCATCTTTTAGAAGAACTATCTAAAATGGCAACGGACTATGGCTTTATTCATCAAGGCCAACTGATTCGAGAAATTTCTCATGAAAAATTGACAGAGGAATGCAAACAGTTTATCGAGATTCGCTTAAACGAACCGCAACTGGCTACTACTGTGATCGAAAACATAGGAATTTCAAATTATAAAGTAGTTGATCGCAACACCATTCGAATTTATGAACAATTAACTAAAAATAGTGCAATTAATTTAGCACTTGCCAAAGCGAATATTGCTATTGACTCTATTACGATTTCGCAAGTTTCGCTAGAAGATTATTT
- a CDS encoding XRE family transcriptional regulator, producing MNNILIVEDDPYINDLLYETLVEESFSCTRAYSGTEALLCIEKKSFQVILLDLMLPGITGEKLVPLIKEKSNAAIIIISSKDVLDTKVEMLTSGADDYLTKPFAIEELLARIQVQIRKSSPYQGRLLSFQSLTLDKDRNALIVSGQEIALTHREFSIMELLLSYPKKIFSKQEIYEYAWADFYIGEDKTVNVHISNIRQKIKKNSGQEWIKTVWGVGFTLQE from the coding sequence ATGAACAACATTTTGATTGTCGAAGATGATCCTTATATCAATGATCTACTCTATGAAACGTTAGTGGAAGAATCATTTTCCTGTACACGAGCTTATTCTGGTACAGAAGCATTATTGTGTATAGAAAAGAAAAGCTTTCAAGTTATTTTATTGGATTTAATGCTGCCTGGTATTACAGGAGAAAAATTAGTGCCGCTTATAAAAGAAAAATCCAATGCAGCGATAATCATTATTTCATCAAAAGATGTATTAGATACTAAAGTTGAGATGTTGACTAGTGGAGCGGATGATTATCTCACGAAACCTTTTGCAATTGAAGAACTATTGGCCCGCATTCAAGTACAAATACGAAAAAGTAGTCCATATCAGGGACGATTGCTTTCCTTTCAATCGTTGACGCTGGATAAAGATCGAAATGCTTTAATCGTATCGGGTCAGGAGATTGCTTTAACACATCGAGAATTTAGCATTATGGAGTTACTACTATCCTATCCTAAAAAAATATTTAGTAAGCAGGAAATTTATGAATATGCTTGGGCTGATTTTTATATAGGTGAAGATAAAACTGTTAACGTCCATATTTCAAATATCCGACAAAAAATTAAAAAAAATTCTGGACAAGAGTGGATCAAAACGGTTTGGGGAGTGGGCTTTACTTTACAAGAATAA
- a CDS encoding carbamate kinase (catalyzes the reversible synthesis of carbamate and ATP from carbamoyl phosphate and ADP), which translates to MKKTTIVIALGGNAILSTDASAKAQQEALTYTAKQLVKLIQKGYQLVISHGNGPQVGNLLIQQQATDSKENPAMPLDTCVAMTQGSIGYWLENALAKEVQNAGIKQEIATLVTQVIVSENDPAFEDPTKPIGPFLSQEKAQAIMNETNTLYKEDAGRGWRKVVPSPKPLSIQEHQVIKTLIKNDILTICGGGGGIPISGNDLTGVEAVIDKDFSSEKIAELADADLFVILTGVENVAINYGKENEQQLKQVSVKKLEEYIKQGQFEPGSMLPKVEAAIQYVKAKPTNKAVITSLEKLSDFGEQEVGTEVVFD; encoded by the coding sequence ATGAAAAAAACAACAATCGTAATTGCTTTAGGTGGAAATGCTATTTTATCGACAGATGCAAGCGCTAAGGCACAACAAGAAGCATTGACTTATACGGCAAAACAGTTAGTTAAACTGATTCAAAAAGGCTATCAACTTGTTATTTCTCATGGGAATGGTCCGCAAGTCGGCAATCTGCTGATTCAACAACAAGCTACTGATTCCAAAGAAAACCCTGCGATGCCATTAGATACTTGCGTTGCTATGACTCAAGGGAGCATTGGGTATTGGTTGGAAAATGCACTGGCAAAAGAGGTGCAAAATGCTGGTATCAAACAAGAAATTGCAACACTTGTTACACAAGTCATCGTATCAGAAAATGATCCAGCTTTTGAAGACCCAACAAAACCAATTGGTCCATTTTTGAGTCAAGAAAAGGCTCAAGCAATTATGAATGAAACTAACACATTATATAAGGAAGATGCTGGGCGTGGCTGGCGTAAAGTTGTTCCTAGTCCTAAACCGTTATCGATCCAAGAACATCAAGTGATCAAGACCTTGATCAAAAATGATATTCTCACGATTTGCGGTGGTGGCGGCGGGATTCCTATTTCAGGCAATGATTTAACTGGTGTGGAAGCAGTCATCGACAAAGATTTTTCTTCAGAAAAAATAGCTGAACTGGCAGATGCTGATCTATTTGTTATTTTGACCGGTGTTGAAAATGTTGCAATCAACTATGGCAAAGAAAATGAACAGCAGTTGAAACAAGTCAGTGTGAAAAAATTAGAAGAATATATAAAACAAGGCCAATTTGAACCAGGAAGCATGCTGCCAAAAGTAGAAGCTGCCATTCAATACGTAAAAGCAAAACCTACTAATAAAGCGGTTATCACTTCTCTTGAAAAATTAAGTGATTTCGGTGAACAAGAGGTGGGAACAGAAGTTGTTTTTGACTGA
- a CDS encoding fimbrial assembly protein fimC codes for MNKKLDAFHLKIIAVTAMAINHAGIIFAWSHSANTIGLYAMSEFVGRFTFPIMAYLLVEGFHYTKNLRKYCMRLILFWLVSIYPFYLMHNPTYTFSITDIPNNIFFTLLMGLLMMIVYSRTNNKAIHVLIVLGFSLLTVLSDWSIVGVLIIWSFYVNHNQKGKTQTIISTFIIFEIISIVGLIMNNASPSWIAEAFSQFGFLVVLFLLLQYNGERGYSPKWIKWGFYWFYPIHLVVFELIRYFIF; via the coding sequence ATGAATAAAAAACTAGATGCTTTTCATTTGAAAATCATTGCAGTGACGGCTATGGCCATTAATCATGCTGGAATTATTTTTGCATGGAGTCATAGCGCAAACACAATTGGATTGTATGCAATGTCAGAATTTGTGGGGCGATTTACGTTTCCAATCATGGCATATCTATTAGTGGAAGGGTTTCACTATACTAAAAATTTACGAAAGTATTGCATGAGGTTAATTCTTTTTTGGTTAGTGTCGATTTATCCATTTTATTTGATGCACAATCCAACATATACATTTTCGATCACGGATATCCCTAATAATATTTTCTTTACGTTATTAATGGGTTTATTAATGATGATTGTGTATTCAAGAACGAATAACAAAGCAATTCATGTATTAATTGTTTTAGGGTTTAGTCTCCTTACAGTTCTTTCGGATTGGTCAATTGTTGGCGTCCTTATAATTTGGTCTTTTTACGTAAATCACAATCAAAAAGGCAAAACACAGACAATAATTAGCACATTTATTATTTTTGAAATCATTTCAATTGTGGGCTTGATCATGAACAATGCTTCGCCATCTTGGATAGCAGAAGCTTTTTCACAATTTGGTTTTTTAGTAGTATTATTCTTGTTGCTACAATACAATGGAGAAAGAGGCTATTCTCCCAAATGGATCAAATGGGGATTTTACTGGTTTTATCCGATTCATTTAGTTGTATTTGAACTGATTAGGTATTTCATTTTTTAG
- a CDS encoding cyclic nucleotide-binding protein, with protein MTVLQENETLKGCPYFSHLSEEEAACIQKNSYCRAYKKGQVLFDAGDERNRMFILKKGLVKFEKIDQTGTLFYLNFVKDNAVFPLTGLFTDENYHFSAIAMTDIEVCYLSKKIFEKVIQGNNQQLLFYFNQVSLCLKKHVLKIESCVTSSASERVKNTLAILMNELGEKNYFNQVVVPYPILMNDISHSSGTTRETASLVIKKLIKKKKIQYLHKELIFFDPAYFALDHD; from the coding sequence ATGACAGTATTGCAAGAGAATGAAACACTCAAGGGGTGCCCATATTTTTCACATTTAAGTGAAGAAGAAGCAGCGTGTATTCAGAAAAATTCATATTGTAGAGCATATAAAAAAGGCCAAGTTCTTTTTGATGCTGGCGATGAAAGAAACCGCATGTTTATTTTAAAAAAGGGGCTTGTGAAATTTGAAAAAATCGATCAAACTGGCACGCTGTTCTATTTGAACTTTGTTAAAGATAACGCGGTATTTCCATTAACTGGACTTTTTACAGACGAAAACTATCATTTCTCAGCTATCGCGATGACAGATATTGAAGTGTGCTATCTCTCAAAAAAAATCTTTGAAAAAGTAATACAGGGAAATAATCAGCAGTTGCTGTTTTATTTTAATCAAGTGTCTTTGTGCTTAAAAAAACATGTGCTTAAAATAGAAAGTTGTGTGACTTCAAGTGCTTCTGAACGCGTAAAAAATACACTGGCGATCTTGATGAATGAATTAGGTGAAAAGAACTACTTTAATCAAGTGGTGGTACCGTATCCGATTCTAATGAATGATATCTCTCATAGCAGCGGTACAACAAGAGAAACGGCCAGTCTAGTAATAAAGAAACTGATTAAAAAAAAGAAAATCCAGTATCTGCATAAAGAATTGATCTTTTTCGATCCAGCTTATTTTGCTTTGGATCACGACTAG
- a CDS encoding ArgR family transcriptional regulator, translated as MNKEERQKIIRQLITQNTIETQEELLDLLRKNGVKATQSTISRDARDLYIVKTYQENGTMKYSIVDQESQKNSEKKLRESLQESLRKIEQVGFVVLIHTENGLADVITNYIDEVNYEEIAGTIAGSDTIIIITHSDKMAQKVVRKFELLFKDSA; from the coding sequence ATGAATAAAGAGGAACGTCAAAAAATCATTCGGCAGCTGATCACTCAAAATACGATCGAAACACAAGAGGAACTGCTGGATTTACTCAGAAAAAATGGAGTAAAGGCAACTCAATCAACCATTTCTAGAGATGCTAGAGACTTATATATTGTAAAAACCTATCAAGAAAATGGAACAATGAAGTATAGTATAGTGGATCAAGAATCGCAGAAAAATAGTGAGAAAAAGCTGCGTGAATCGTTACAAGAGTCATTGAGAAAAATCGAGCAAGTAGGCTTTGTTGTATTGATCCATACAGAAAATGGGCTAGCTGATGTGATTACCAATTATATCGATGAAGTCAACTATGAAGAAATAGCTGGGACTATTGCAGGAAGTGATACGATCATCATCATCACACATTCAGATAAAATGGCCCAAAAGGTTGTTAGAAAATTTGAACTGCTTTTTAAGGACAGCGCATGA